A part of Loxodonta africana isolate mLoxAfr1 chromosome 11, mLoxAfr1.hap2, whole genome shotgun sequence genomic DNA contains:
- the LGALS7 gene encoding galectin-7 → MAESFTIPHKTSLPQGIHAGTVLRIRGLVPHNAGRFHVNLLCSEGQDADAALHFNPRMDTSEVVFNSKEQGAWGPEERGKGVPFYRGQPFEVLLIATDDGFKAVVGDSEYHVFRHRMPLARVRLLEVGGDVQLESVRVF, encoded by the exons ATGGCGGAGAGCTTC ACCATCCCCCACAAGACCTCCCTGCCCCAGGGTATCCACGCAGGCACCGTGCTGAGAATCCGTGGTTTGGTTCCCCACAACGCTGGCAG GTTCCACGTAAACCTGCTGTGCAGCGAGGGGCAGGACGCCGACGCCGCCCTACATTTCAATCCCCGGATGGACACTTCCGAGGTGGTCTTCAACAGCAAGGAGCAAGGCGCGTGGGGCCCCGAGGAGCGCGGCAAGGGCGTTCCTTTCTACCGCGGGCAGCCCTTCGAGGTGCTCCTCATCGCCACCGACGACGGCTTCAAG GCCGTGGTCGGGGACTCGGAATATCACGTGTTCCGGCACCGGATGCCGCTGGCGCGCGTGCGCCTGCTGGAGGTGGGCGGGGACGTGCAGCTGGAGTCGGTGCGGGTCTTCTGA